The following proteins are co-located in the Pedobacter sp. FW305-3-2-15-E-R2A2 genome:
- a CDS encoding GNAT family N-acetyltransferase: protein MQIIAVSDSKTKKDFLNVARFLYKDDPNWICPLDAEIEQIFDAAKNPFFKHGTCNRWILKDEAGNTIGRVAAFINEKKAHQYEQPTGGMGFFECTDNQKAAFLLFDTAEAWLQKQGMKAMDGPINFGENDSFWGLLVEGFTPPSYGMNYNHAYYHRFFEDYGFKTAYEQITNHLAVRKPFPERFTKIANWVANKPGYTFEYFSKKNSAKYVQDLMDIYNDGWQDFENFVPIKRETLEESFKKMEDIMDEKLIWFAYVNGEPASFVVIIPDANQMIKGFNGKLGLIEKLTFLYKRWVGVSRMRAIVMGTKKAYQKHGLESALFIKLKEYVLPLNQYDELELSWVGDFNDKMLSIHEATGATFGKRHLTLRKIF, encoded by the coding sequence ATGCAGATTATAGCAGTATCCGATTCAAAGACAAAAAAAGATTTTTTAAACGTTGCCCGTTTTCTATATAAAGATGATCCCAACTGGATCTGTCCGCTGGATGCGGAAATCGAACAGATATTCGATGCGGCAAAAAATCCTTTTTTTAAACACGGTACCTGTAACCGCTGGATTTTAAAAGACGAGGCCGGAAATACCATCGGCCGGGTGGCTGCCTTTATCAATGAGAAGAAAGCCCATCAGTATGAACAACCTACCGGCGGCATGGGTTTCTTTGAATGTACTGACAATCAAAAAGCGGCTTTCCTGCTGTTTGATACGGCCGAAGCCTGGTTGCAGAAACAAGGAATGAAAGCCATGGATGGCCCCATCAATTTTGGAGAGAATGATTCCTTCTGGGGATTGCTCGTAGAAGGCTTTACACCCCCTTCTTACGGCATGAATTACAATCACGCATACTATCATCGCTTTTTTGAAGATTATGGATTTAAGACAGCCTATGAGCAAATTACCAATCACCTCGCGGTCAGAAAACCTTTCCCGGAGCGCTTTACCAAAATCGCCAACTGGGTAGCCAATAAACCGGGTTATACCTTTGAATATTTTTCCAAGAAAAATTCGGCAAAGTACGTACAGGACCTGATGGACATTTACAATGATGGATGGCAGGATTTTGAAAACTTTGTACCCATCAAAAGAGAAACGCTGGAAGAGAGTTTTAAGAAAATGGAAGACATCATGGATGAAAAGCTGATCTGGTTTGCTTATGTCAACGGAGAACCTGCTTCGTTTGTGGTGATCATTCCTGATGCCAATCAAATGATCAAAGGCTTTAACGGAAAATTGGGCCTGATCGAAAAGCTGACCTTTCTTTACAAGCGTTGGGTTGGGGTGAGCAGGATGCGTGCAATTGTGATGGGGACTAAAAAAGCGTATCAGAAACACGGGCTTGAATCTGCGCTGTTCATTAAGCTAAAGGAATATGTATTGCCTTTGAATCAGTACGATGAACTGGAACTTTCCTGGGTAGGAGATTTTAACGATAAAATGCTCTCCATTCATGAAGCCACAGGTGCCACTTTTGGTAAGCGACACCTGACACTCCGTAAGATCTTCTAA
- a CDS encoding helix-turn-helix transcriptional regulator: protein MNIIGKNIRQLRQKNGWSQGEVAKRLNISIPAFSKIETGITDINISRLEQIANLFAVSTMDIISKEGENPQSLNFEEINSLKDKLSLREEEIIKLQKKVIDLYEEIREK from the coding sequence ATGAATATCATTGGAAAAAACATTAGACAATTACGCCAGAAAAATGGCTGGAGCCAAGGGGAAGTGGCTAAACGTCTAAATATTTCTATTCCTGCCTTTTCTAAAATTGAAACGGGTATCACAGATATTAACATCTCAAGATTAGAGCAGATTGCGAACCTGTTTGCTGTTTCTACTATGGACATTATCTCTAAAGAAGGAGAAAATCCTCAATCGCTTAATTTTGAAGAAATCAATAGCCTGAAAGATAAACTTTCTTTGAGAGAAGAAGAGATCATCAAACTTCAAAAGAAGGTGATTGACCTCTATGAAGAAATCAGAGAAAAATAA
- a CDS encoding Mur ligase family protein produces MRVHFIAIGGSAMHNLAIALHKKGYQVTGSDDVIFEPSVSRLARHGILPEKMGWDAGRITTDLDVVILGMHALLDNLELLKAQELGLKIYSYPEYIYEQTKDKLRVVIGGSHGKTTITSMILHVLNYYNRDFDYLVGAQLAGFDTMVKVTDSAPLIIIEGDEYLASPIDRRPKFHLYKANIGVISGIAWDHINVFPTFEDYTHQFDLFIDTIQPGGKLIYCAADEDLNKMVLKSKANVEKIGYEIPQHEVKDGITSLLPDHTVLNVFGNHNLMNLNAARLVCNALSVTDEQFNQAISSFTGAAKRLELLSKTEQTNVYKDFAHSPSKLKATIQAVKTQFTERKLVACIELHTFSSLNKDFLTQYADTMIEADQAIVYIDEKTFEHKKIKPFSKSEVQMAFQSKELQFFNNSDALKDYLLGLNFVGTNLLLMSSGNFGGLDLVKLARELNTKIK; encoded by the coding sequence ATGCGCGTACATTTTATAGCTATCGGTGGTAGTGCCATGCACAATCTTGCCATTGCATTACATAAAAAAGGATATCAGGTAACGGGATCTGATGACGTTATTTTTGAACCTTCTGTAAGCAGGCTTGCCCGACATGGCATCTTGCCCGAAAAAATGGGATGGGATGCCGGTAGAATTACTACTGATTTAGATGTGGTGATTTTAGGGATGCATGCTTTGCTGGATAACCTGGAGCTATTGAAAGCCCAGGAACTGGGATTGAAAATATACTCTTATCCGGAATATATTTATGAACAGACGAAAGATAAGCTTAGAGTGGTTATCGGAGGAAGTCATGGAAAGACCACGATCACTTCCATGATCCTGCATGTATTGAACTATTATAACAGAGATTTTGATTACCTGGTAGGCGCACAGCTGGCTGGTTTTGATACCATGGTGAAGGTTACGGATTCAGCCCCGTTGATCATTATTGAGGGGGATGAATACCTGGCTTCTCCAATAGACCGCAGGCCGAAATTTCATTTGTACAAAGCAAATATCGGGGTGATCAGCGGAATCGCATGGGACCACATCAATGTGTTCCCAACCTTTGAAGATTACACCCATCAGTTTGACTTGTTTATTGATACCATTCAGCCGGGTGGAAAATTAATTTACTGCGCTGCTGACGAAGATTTGAATAAAATGGTCTTGAAATCAAAGGCCAATGTAGAAAAAATAGGTTATGAAATTCCTCAGCATGAGGTGAAAGACGGTATAACTTCCCTGTTGCCTGACCACACCGTTTTAAATGTCTTTGGAAATCATAACTTGATGAACCTCAATGCCGCGAGGTTGGTTTGTAATGCTTTATCGGTGACTGATGAGCAGTTCAATCAGGCGATTTCTTCTTTTACAGGAGCGGCGAAAAGGCTGGAGCTGCTTAGTAAAACAGAACAGACAAATGTATATAAAGATTTTGCACACTCGCCTTCAAAGTTGAAAGCGACTATCCAGGCGGTGAAAACTCAATTTACTGAAAGGAAATTGGTGGCGTGTATAGAGTTACATACATTTAGCAGTTTGAATAAAGATTTTTTAACACAGTATGCAGACACGATGATCGAAGCAGATCAGGCAATTGTATATATTGATGAAAAAACTTTTGAGCATAAAAAGATTAAACCTTTTAGCAAATCTGAGGTTCAAATGGCGTTTCAGAGCAAGGAATTGCAGTTTTTTAATAATTCTGATGCGCTTAAAGATTACTTATTAGGGTTGAATTTTGTTGGTACTAACTTATTGTTAATGAGCTCCGGGAATTTTGGTGGCCTGGATTTAGTGAAATTGGCACGCGAGTTGAACACAAAAATAAAATAA
- the prmA gene encoding 50S ribosomal protein L11 methyltransferase, with translation MQYIQVTFSFTAIEEYQQDLLISDLAEIGYNTFEDTENGFAAFIDFDSYKKENLADVLARYEGEFESNYTITEIAAENWNEEWEKNFEPLIIDDQCYVRATFHQPQPQYQYEIVIDPKMAFGTGHHQTTTMMMQYILSTDVAGKTVLDMGCGTGILAILASKKGASSLVAIDNDEVCYQSTLENSALNQISNITAACGGKEMIPAQPFEVILANINRNILLDQMEVYASVLTAGGSIFFSGFYESPDLDMIKAECEKFQIRYIDHKKIGEWVAARFKKD, from the coding sequence ATGCAGTACATACAGGTAACATTCAGCTTTACAGCGATAGAAGAATATCAGCAGGATTTGCTGATCAGTGATTTGGCGGAGATTGGCTACAATACATTTGAAGATACTGAAAATGGATTTGCCGCCTTTATTGATTTCGATAGTTATAAAAAAGAGAACCTTGCTGATGTTTTAGCCAGGTATGAGGGAGAATTTGAATCCAATTACACCATCACAGAAATTGCTGCGGAGAACTGGAATGAAGAATGGGAAAAGAATTTTGAACCCCTGATCATCGACGATCAATGTTATGTCAGGGCCACTTTTCACCAGCCACAGCCTCAATATCAATATGAGATCGTGATCGATCCTAAAATGGCTTTCGGAACAGGGCACCATCAGACCACTACGATGATGATGCAGTATATCCTGTCGACTGACGTTGCGGGTAAGACCGTTCTTGATATGGGTTGCGGAACGGGGATTCTAGCCATTCTTGCTTCAAAAAAAGGCGCATCATCATTGGTTGCAATAGACAATGATGAGGTTTGTTACCAGAGTACTTTAGAAAACTCCGCTTTAAATCAGATCAGCAATATTACTGCTGCATGTGGTGGCAAGGAAATGATTCCTGCACAGCCTTTTGAGGTGATTCTTGCCAATATCAACCGGAATATCCTGCTTGATCAGATGGAGGTATATGCTTCAGTGCTGACTGCCGGTGGAAGTATCTTCTTCAGTGGATTCTACGAATCTCCGGACCTGGATATGATCAAAGCAGAATGTGAGAAATTCCAGATCAGGTATATCGATCATAAAAAGATCGGGGAATGGGTTGCTGCCCGCTTTAAAAAAGATTAA
- the tpiA gene encoding triose-phosphate isomerase — protein sequence MTRKKIVAGNWKMNLDYAEGVSLFSEIVNMVRDEKKGDQIAIICSPYLHLNSLAKLGGETVKIGAQNCHQNESGAFTGEISAKMIKSVGAEYVIIGHSERRQYFAESDELLAQKTVIALKNGLTPIFCIGETLDERNNGSYFEVLKSQLDHGIFGLDAADFSKLVIAYEPVWAIGTGLTATSDQAQEVHAYIRKEIAAKYGEEIAAATSILYGGSANPKNAAELFAQPDIDGGLIGGASLKSRDFVDIVKTFNS from the coding sequence ATGACCAGAAAAAAAATTGTTGCCGGAAATTGGAAAATGAACCTGGATTATGCCGAAGGCGTATCCTTGTTTTCAGAGATTGTAAATATGGTAAGAGATGAGAAAAAAGGGGATCAAATCGCCATCATCTGCTCACCTTACCTACATTTAAACAGTTTGGCAAAACTAGGTGGCGAAACGGTTAAGATTGGTGCTCAGAACTGCCATCAGAATGAAAGCGGTGCTTTTACAGGAGAGATCTCTGCAAAGATGATCAAATCTGTAGGCGCTGAATATGTGATCATTGGTCACTCTGAAAGACGTCAGTATTTTGCAGAAAGCGATGAGTTGCTGGCACAAAAAACGGTGATCGCTTTGAAAAATGGCCTGACGCCGATTTTCTGTATCGGAGAGACTTTAGACGAAAGAAATAACGGAAGCTATTTTGAGGTCCTTAAATCTCAGCTAGACCATGGTATTTTTGGATTGGATGCTGCAGATTTCTCTAAATTGGTGATCGCTTATGAACCAGTATGGGCGATTGGAACAGGCTTAACTGCAACTTCAGATCAGGCTCAGGAAGTTCATGCTTATATCCGTAAGGAGATCGCTGCTAAATATGGTGAAGAGATTGCAGCAGCAACTTCTATCCTGTATGGCGGAAGTGCTAATCCTAAAAATGCAGCGGAATTGTTCGCTCAACCGGATATCGATGGTGGCCTGATTGGTGGTGCCTCATTGAAATCCAGAGATTTTGTAGATATCGTTAAAACTTTCAATTCTTAA
- a CDS encoding GlmU family protein translates to MTINLFDDNAWLSLRPLSFTRPVADLRVGILTIAQKWEKHLGATAGFFTLPYLALKYPAQTGADLAINGSVCPDIGLLEAIDKLRVGEVLKKQDLVIAYRGATGMQLDQTRDLTPVLYEEELTRIYYPEDIFKNNDGELKKDFTLLTKGRTSQALSQTNTLLGEDIFVEEGGGAECSTFNSLNGPIYIGENSQVWEGTHIRGSFALCHDSQVKMGAKIYGQTTIGPFSRVGGEINNAVIWGYSGKGHEGYLGNSVLGQWCNIGADTNNSNLKNNYAEVKLWDYTEESFRKTGLQFCGLIMADHVKCGINTMFNTGTVVGVSANVFGSGFPRNFIPDFAWGGAHGFETYQLDKMFETTEKVFERRKTAFNEVEKNILKEVFERTQAYRTSDNN, encoded by the coding sequence ATGACAATCAATTTATTTGATGATAATGCCTGGCTATCTCTTCGCCCGTTATCTTTCACAAGACCAGTGGCCGACCTTCGTGTCGGAATTTTAACCATCGCTCAAAAATGGGAAAAACACCTGGGGGCCACTGCCGGCTTTTTTACCCTTCCTTATCTTGCCCTTAAATATCCTGCTCAAACCGGGGCTGATTTGGCCATTAATGGTTCTGTATGTCCTGATATCGGTTTACTGGAAGCAATTGACAAGCTCCGTGTGGGAGAGGTTTTGAAAAAACAAGACCTGGTGATCGCTTATCGTGGAGCAACAGGGATGCAATTGGATCAGACCCGGGATTTAACACCTGTGCTTTATGAAGAGGAACTGACCAGAATATACTATCCTGAAGATATTTTTAAAAATAATGACGGGGAACTTAAGAAAGACTTTACCTTGCTGACCAAAGGCCGAACTTCGCAGGCGTTAAGCCAGACCAATACCTTATTAGGAGAAGATATTTTTGTTGAAGAAGGTGGAGGTGCAGAATGTTCTACATTTAACAGCCTGAATGGACCTATATATATTGGTGAAAACAGTCAGGTTTGGGAAGGTACACACATTAGGGGATCTTTCGCACTTTGTCATGATTCACAGGTAAAGATGGGGGCTAAAATCTACGGACAAACCACCATCGGACCTTTCAGCAGGGTCGGTGGAGAGATCAATAATGCGGTGATCTGGGGTTACTCCGGGAAGGGCCACGAAGGCTATCTGGGGAACTCGGTATTGGGACAATGGTGTAACATTGGTGCCGATACGAATAACTCTAACCTGAAGAACAATTATGCCGAAGTCAAACTTTGGGATTATACCGAAGAAAGCTTTCGTAAAACAGGGTTACAGTTTTGCGGGCTGATCATGGCTGATCATGTTAAATGTGGGATCAACACCATGTTTAATACCGGAACCGTGGTAGGGGTAAGTGCCAATGTATTTGGTTCAGGCTTTCCGAGAAATTTCATTCCGGACTTTGCCTGGGGTGGAGCACATGGCTTTGAGACCTATCAGCTGGATAAAATGTTCGAGACCACAGAAAAGGTCTTTGAACGTAGAAAAACAGCATTTAACGAAGTAGAGAAAAATATTTTAAAAGAAGTCTTTGAGCGGACTCAAGCTTATAGAACTTCTGATAATAACTAG
- a CDS encoding type B 50S ribosomal protein L31, translating to MKKDLHPSNYRFVVFKDMSNEYSFLTKSCVDTKESIQWEDGNEYPLYKLEISHTSHPFYTGKMKLVDTAGRIDKFKTRYAKK from the coding sequence ATGAAAAAAGATCTGCATCCATCAAACTATAGATTTGTAGTATTTAAAGATATGTCAAACGAATATTCTTTTTTAACTAAATCTTGTGTAGATACTAAAGAATCAATTCAGTGGGAAGATGGTAACGAATATCCTCTTTACAAATTAGAGATTTCACACACTTCACACCCTTTCTATACTGGTAAAATGAAGTTGGTAGATACTGCTGGTCGTATCGATAAATTTAAAACTCGTTACGCTAAGAAGTAA
- the mce gene encoding methylmalonyl-CoA epimerase: MRKIEHIGIAVKDLDLSCDLYEKLLNTACYKKEEVASEGVNTAFFKTGENKIELLSATNPDSPIAKFLEKRGEGIHHIAFDVEDILAEMERLRGEGFVLLNEQPKKGADHKLVCFLHPKGTNGVLVELCQEIKAE; encoded by the coding sequence ATGAGGAAAATTGAGCATATAGGTATTGCTGTTAAGGACCTGGATTTATCCTGCGATCTTTACGAAAAGCTATTAAATACCGCTTGCTATAAAAAAGAAGAGGTGGCTTCGGAAGGTGTGAATACTGCTTTTTTTAAAACCGGGGAAAACAAGATTGAATTGTTGTCGGCCACAAATCCTGACAGTCCGATTGCAAAATTCCTGGAAAAAAGAGGAGAGGGGATTCACCATATTGCTTTCGATGTGGAAGATATCCTGGCGGAAATGGAACGCCTGAGGGGAGAAGGTTTTGTCTTATTGAATGAGCAGCCTAAAAAAGGGGCAGACCATAAACTGGTTTGTTTTCTTCATCCAAAAGGAACAAACGGAGTGCTGGTAGAGTTGTGTCAGGAGATCAAAGCAGAATAA
- a CDS encoding IscS subfamily cysteine desulfurase → MELPIYLDNNATTPLDPRVLEAMLPYFTSKFGNAASRNHAFGWVAEEGVDYAREQAAKLIGCTEKEIIFTSGATEADNLGIKGVFEMYSDKGNHIITATTEHKAVLDTCKHLEKLGAKVTYLKVKEDGLIDLQELEAAMTEQTILVTIMYGNNEIGVVQPVKEISAIAHKFGALFMTDATQAVGKIPVDVNADGIDLMAFSAHKMYGPKGVGVLYVRRKNPRVKVTAQIDGGGHERGMRSGTLNVPGIVGLGKACELCRLEMDEEAKRLSKLRDKLEASLSQMEESYVNGNVEHRLPHVANISFKYVEGEGLMMAMKDLAVSSGSACTSASLEPSYVLKSLGLSDDLAHSSIRFGLGRFTTEEEIDYAIENTKKAVNHLRDLSPLWEMFKDGIDLSKIEWAEH, encoded by the coding sequence ATGGAACTTCCTATTTACTTAGATAACAATGCGACTACTCCTCTTGATCCAAGGGTTTTAGAAGCGATGCTACCATATTTCACCAGCAAATTTGGTAATGCTGCCAGCCGTAACCATGCTTTTGGATGGGTTGCTGAAGAAGGTGTTGATTACGCACGTGAACAAGCGGCAAAACTAATTGGCTGTACTGAAAAAGAAATCATCTTTACTTCGGGTGCAACAGAAGCAGACAATTTAGGTATCAAAGGAGTTTTTGAAATGTACTCGGATAAAGGTAATCACATCATTACCGCGACTACGGAACACAAAGCTGTTTTGGATACTTGTAAACACCTGGAGAAATTAGGTGCTAAAGTAACTTACCTGAAAGTGAAAGAAGACGGATTAATCGATCTTCAGGAACTGGAAGCAGCAATGACAGAACAAACGATCCTGGTAACCATTATGTATGGTAACAATGAGATCGGTGTGGTTCAGCCGGTTAAAGAAATCTCTGCAATTGCACATAAATTCGGTGCCTTATTCATGACTGATGCCACGCAGGCTGTAGGAAAAATTCCTGTAGATGTAAATGCAGACGGAATTGACTTAATGGCTTTCTCTGCACACAAAATGTACGGTCCTAAAGGTGTTGGTGTATTATATGTACGTCGTAAAAACCCAAGGGTTAAAGTTACTGCACAGATTGATGGTGGTGGTCATGAGCGTGGCATGCGTTCAGGAACATTAAATGTACCTGGAATCGTTGGTTTGGGTAAAGCATGTGAGCTTTGTCGTCTTGAAATGGATGAAGAAGCCAAACGTTTGTCTAAATTAAGAGATAAACTGGAAGCATCTTTAAGCCAGATGGAAGAAAGTTATGTAAATGGTAATGTAGAACACCGTTTACCTCATGTAGCAAATATCTCCTTTAAATATGTAGAAGGTGAAGGCCTGATGATGGCAATGAAAGACTTAGCGGTATCTTCGGGTTCAGCTTGTACTTCTGCTTCACTTGAGCCTTCATATGTGTTAAAAAGCTTAGGTCTTTCGGATGATTTAGCACACTCTTCTATCCGTTTCGGATTGGGTCGTTTTACGACTGAAGAAGAGATTGATTATGCTATTGAAAACACTAAAAAAGCAGTAAACCACCTGAGAGATCTTTCTCCACTGTGGGAAATGTTTAAAGATGGAATTGACTTAAGCAAAATTGAATGGGCGGAGCACTAA
- the iscU gene encoding Fe-S cluster assembly scaffold IscU, translating into MAYSEKVMEHYTNPRNVGTLNKDSKSVGTGLVGAPECGDVMRLQIEVDENNVITDAKFKTFGCGSAIASSSLATEWLKGKTVDEALTIDNMDIVEELALPPVKIHCSVLAEDAIKSAINDYRVKNGMEPIAMPKSHH; encoded by the coding sequence ATGGCATACTCAGAGAAAGTAATGGAACACTATACCAACCCAAGAAACGTTGGTACTTTAAATAAAGATAGCAAATCTGTTGGAACAGGATTAGTTGGCGCACCTGAGTGCGGTGACGTGATGCGCCTGCAGATTGAAGTAGATGAAAATAATGTAATTACAGATGCAAAATTCAAAACCTTTGGTTGCGGATCTGCCATTGCTTCTTCTTCTTTAGCTACAGAATGGTTAAAAGGAAAAACTGTTGATGAAGCATTAACTATTGACAACATGGACATCGTGGAAGAACTGGCATTACCTCCGGTAAAAATCCACTGTTCTGTATTGGCAGAAGATGCGATCAAGTCAGCAATCAACGATTACCGTGTTAAAAATGGTATGGAGCCGATTGCAATGCCTAAATCTCATCACTAA
- a CDS encoding iron-sulfur cluster assembly accessory protein produces MITITDKAKSKIDHLMQDSHLDEKYFLRVSVKGGGCSGLSYNLDFDNEEKAGDQFFEDRGIRIALDMKSFLYLAGTELDFTDGLNGKGFNFNNPNASRSCGCGESFSV; encoded by the coding sequence ATGATTACGATAACCGATAAAGCGAAAAGCAAAATTGATCACCTGATGCAGGATTCGCATCTGGATGAAAAATATTTTTTGCGTGTCTCTGTTAAAGGTGGAGGCTGCTCAGGTTTATCATACAATTTAGATTTTGATAACGAAGAGAAAGCCGGAGACCAGTTTTTTGAAGATAGAGGAATCAGGATCGCATTAGACATGAAATCCTTCCTATATCTTGCAGGTACTGAACTAGACTTTACAGATGGTTTAAACGGAAAGGGATTTAACTTCAATAATCCCAATGCAAGCCGCTCTTGCGGTTGTGGCGAAAGCTTCTCTGTTTAA
- a CDS encoding long-chain fatty acid--CoA ligase encodes MVLFNEFSTIPSLLRNVVENIHKPEETFLIHKKNTEWEEISFGKTLEHADAVATFFLDKGIVKGDRMGLMIENSPEYVYYDQGIQQIGAINVSIYPTLSEHEVEYIINDSGIRAILVGNPFLYKKIVKIAANCRQLQYIIPVFPEYQKIVLPEDLRTEIIPFSEVLETPVSDEQRTEITRLRMTLSPSDISSLIYTSGTTGTPKGVMLSHYNFVENVRACLEQITVINETDTFLSFLPLSHVFERTATYHVCCAQGCKIAYAQSLELLAKNMGEIKPTVMSCVPRLLERIHDKAIKSGTAEGGLKAKIFLWALETGQEYRRQKEAGKNPGIILSGKKAIAEKLVFSKIKEKTGGRLKFMLSGGAALPKNVGEFFGNLGIKVLEGFGLTETSPVMAVTEYDRQVYGTVGRVIPGIEIGIQNIETKEILSIQTHETFKEDFECEEGEIIVRGHCVMQGYFNKPAETAEAIDKHDWFHTGDIGRFFKGNLQITDRLKNMIVNAYGKNVYPTPVENIYLKSLKIDQLFLIGDKREYLTAFIIPNKENLQEEFKLPESFFQQPDLFIEDKEIVEWIGKDIKKLSNDLAKFERIKNFKIKRNPFSIEDGEMTPTMKVKRKVVEKKYAASIDEMYTESVEAD; translated from the coding sequence ATGGTATTATTCAATGAGTTTTCTACTATCCCAAGCCTCTTGAGAAATGTGGTAGAAAACATCCATAAACCAGAGGAAACCTTTCTGATTCATAAGAAGAATACAGAATGGGAAGAAATCTCCTTTGGGAAAACACTTGAACACGCAGATGCAGTAGCTACCTTTTTCCTGGACAAAGGAATTGTAAAAGGCGACAGAATGGGTTTGATGATCGAAAACTCACCTGAATATGTCTACTACGATCAGGGCATTCAACAGATTGGTGCCATCAACGTCTCCATCTACCCTACGCTATCTGAACACGAAGTAGAGTACATCATCAACGATTCAGGAATCAGGGCTATATTGGTAGGTAATCCTTTCCTCTATAAAAAAATAGTTAAAATAGCCGCAAACTGCAGGCAATTGCAATACATCATCCCGGTTTTCCCGGAGTATCAAAAGATTGTTTTACCAGAAGACCTGAGAACGGAGATCATCCCTTTTTCTGAAGTACTGGAGACTCCTGTGAGCGATGAACAGCGAACAGAAATCACGCGTTTGCGCATGACTTTAAGCCCTTCAGACATCTCCTCCCTGATCTATACTTCAGGCACCACAGGAACACCCAAGGGAGTGATGTTATCGCATTATAATTTTGTTGAAAACGTAAGGGCCTGCCTGGAACAGATCACGGTGATCAACGAAACAGATACCTTTTTATCCTTCCTTCCGCTGTCACATGTATTTGAGCGTACCGCAACCTATCATGTATGTTGTGCTCAGGGCTGTAAAATTGCCTATGCCCAAAGCCTGGAATTGCTGGCAAAAAACATGGGAGAGATCAAACCAACAGTAATGAGTTGTGTTCCCCGTTTATTGGAAAGGATTCACGATAAAGCCATCAAAAGTGGAACTGCTGAAGGTGGCCTAAAAGCGAAAATTTTCCTTTGGGCACTGGAAACCGGACAGGAATACCGCAGACAGAAAGAAGCGGGTAAGAATCCAGGGATCATCTTATCCGGTAAAAAAGCAATCGCTGAGAAACTGGTCTTCAGTAAGATCAAAGAAAAAACCGGTGGAAGGTTAAAGTTCATGCTTTCCGGCGGAGCAGCACTTCCAAAGAATGTAGGCGAGTTTTTTGGTAACCTGGGAATTAAAGTACTGGAAGGATTCGGATTAACGGAAACTTCTCCCGTAATGGCAGTGACTGAATACGACAGACAGGTATATGGGACTGTTGGCCGTGTAATTCCGGGAATAGAGATCGGTATTCAAAATATAGAAACGAAAGAAATACTGAGCATCCAGACGCATGAGACTTTTAAGGAAGACTTTGAATGTGAAGAAGGAGAAATCATTGTTCGTGGGCATTGCGTCATGCAGGGGTATTTTAATAAACCTGCCGAAACTGCGGAAGCAATAGATAAACACGACTGGTTCCATACCGGAGATATTGGCCGCTTCTTTAAGGGAAACTTACAAATCACAGACCGCCTGAAAAACATGATCGTCAATGCTTATGGTAAAAATGTATACCCTACCCCGGTAGAAAACATTTACCTGAAAAGTCTTAAGATTGACCAGTTGTTTTTAATTGGTGACAAAAGAGAATACCTGACGGCTTTCATCATTCCAAATAAGGAAAACTTACAAGAGGAATTTAAGCTTCCGGAATCGTTTTTCCAACAACCTGATTTGTTTATAGAAGATAAAGAGATTGTGGAATGGATCGGAAAAGACATCAAAAAGCTATCTAATGATCTGGCGAAATTTGAGCGCATCAAGAATTTCAAGATCAAAAGAAATCCTTTTAGCATTGAAGATGGAGAAATGACACCAACGATGAAGGTCAAAAGAAAGGTCGTTGAGAAAAAGTATGCAGCGAGTATTGATGAAATGTATACGGAGTCTGTTGAGGCGGATTAA